In the genome of candidate division WOR-3 bacterium, the window TTTTGCAATCAATATGAGGATGGGCATTAAGGTCATTCGGAATACCATGGGTCGCCCACCTTGTATGGGCGATCCCGATATTGGATTTGGGAACTATACCCTCTACCGCCTTTGCCAGTTCACCGACCCGTCCCGCAACCTTACGGATGAAAAGATTATCCTCTGTAATAAGCGCGATACCGGCGGAATCATATCCTCGATATTCCAGGCGGTGCAGTCCGTTGAGCAAAATATCCGCTGCGTCGTTCTTTCCGATATAACCGACTATTCCACACATTCTTGATTATTATATCTGGAGCCACCCAAATGTCAATACATACCCTTTACTTCAGCTGAAGCGACTGCAACTGATACAGGCTGTAGTATATTCCTTTTTTCTTTATCAATTCTTCGTGGGTTCCCACCTCTTTTATCTCACCTTTATGGATCACGTAAATTCTGTCCACTTCCTTTATGGTACTGAGTCGATGGGCGATGATGATCGAGGTCCTGCCCAGCATAAGCTTTTTCAAACCGTCCTGGATGAGTTTTTCGGTCTCGGTATCGATGTTCGCCGTCGCCTCATC includes:
- a CDS encoding ATP-binding cassette domain-containing protein, with the translated sequence RFPHRYDEDVTERGITFSTGERQLLSFARALAFDPKILVLDEATANIDTETEKLIQDGLKKLMLGRTSIIIAHRLSTIKEVDRIYVIHKGEIKEVGTHEELIKKKGIYYSLYQLQSLQLK